A genomic region of Microlunatus sagamiharensis contains the following coding sequences:
- a CDS encoding PPA1309 family protein yields MPASTPPTPSGPSLGADDRREALVAALVELEHHVADAGWEGPPRLFALVETDELAAAEPDLARSLGLRTTADGAAPGALTAIEQDTFVGTGDLLSDLDGIEWPDGVFGTAVAAVRTFLPSGTDVELPEDADEAAALVAAHPAAQEIRVVVGVDRSGQQHGVARLRSQPDELLGGTDLVPGLASALAHTLG; encoded by the coding sequence ATGCCTGCGTCCACCCCGCCCACCCCCTCCGGCCCGTCTCTCGGCGCCGACGACCGCCGCGAGGCGCTGGTCGCCGCGCTGGTCGAGCTGGAGCACCACGTGGCTGACGCCGGCTGGGAGGGGCCGCCGCGGCTCTTCGCGCTCGTCGAGACCGACGAGCTCGCCGCCGCCGAGCCCGACCTCGCCCGTTCGCTGGGCCTGCGGACCACGGCGGACGGAGCGGCGCCCGGAGCGCTCACCGCGATCGAGCAAGACACCTTCGTCGGCACCGGTGACCTGCTGTCCGACCTCGACGGGATCGAGTGGCCCGACGGCGTGTTCGGCACCGCCGTGGCCGCGGTGCGGACCTTCCTGCCCTCGGGCACCGACGTCGAGCTGCCCGAGGACGCCGACGAGGCCGCGGCCCTGGTGGCGGCCCACCCGGCGGCCCAGGAGATCCGCGTGGTGGTCGGGGTCGACCGCTCCGGTCAGCAGCACGGCGTGGCCCGGCTGCGCTCGCAGCCCGACGAGCTCCTG